The proteins below come from a single Egibacteraceae bacterium genomic window:
- a CDS encoding type II toxin-antitoxin system PemK/MazF family toxin: MTEPRQGEVWWAEAEDKRRPVLVVTRDQAIAVLTWILAAPVTRTVRSIPTEVGLGEAEGLSEDCVASFDNLQPIRRSFLTSRIGALDAVRRSEICRALDALADCA; the protein is encoded by the coding sequence GTGACCGAGCCCCGCCAAGGCGAGGTCTGGTGGGCCGAGGCCGAGGACAAGCGACGACCGGTGCTGGTGGTCACCCGAGATCAGGCCATCGCGGTCCTCACGTGGATCCTCGCTGCCCCCGTGACCCGGACGGTGCGCAGCATCCCAACGGAGGTGGGACTCGGCGAGGCGGAGGGGCTGTCCGAAGACTGCGTCGCCTCGTTCGACAACCTCCAGCCCATCCGGCGGTCCTTCCTCACCAGCCGGATCGGGGCGCTCGACGCCGTGCGACGCAGCGAGATCTGCCGTGCGCTGGACGCGCTCGCCGACTGCGCCTGA
- a CDS encoding CopG family transcriptional regulator, protein MDKTTVYLPDELKNAVKRAARQRGVSEAEVIRDSLRSAVGGPRPRPCGGLFASGAPIARDADGHLAGFGER, encoded by the coding sequence GTGGACAAGACGACGGTCTACCTGCCGGATGAACTGAAGAACGCGGTCAAGCGTGCGGCGCGCCAGCGCGGCGTGTCCGAGGCTGAGGTCATCCGCGACTCGTTGCGATCGGCCGTGGGAGGCCCGCGCCCACGTCCGTGCGGAGGGCTGTTCGCCAGTGGTGCGCCGATCGCCCGCGATGCCGATGGCCATCTCGCCGGGTTCGGCGAACGATGA
- a CDS encoding helix-turn-helix domain-containing protein: MKQHGMEDGAWLGGVGLREAAERLGVSQRRVRAMITAGQVEAHKVGGRWLVDPEFIDRVARVRRRDGPPWSPVLAWAYLLYRDGDPYALEGLSRVSRHRVRQRASVPLGLGELAALAASRARVLRCRVHPSVVDEVLSAGLASGLSAAEALGVGLGVRLGEHADVYVPESRAHLLIDELALSPARGGQVNAIVRAVPDPAWRLEHRRVAPALAVALDLAEHGDARSREAAELLASRAGEMADG, from the coding sequence GTGAAACAGCACGGGATGGAGGACGGGGCATGGTTGGGCGGCGTGGGGTTGCGTGAAGCCGCCGAGCGTCTCGGCGTGTCCCAGCGTCGCGTGCGTGCGATGATCACTGCCGGCCAGGTCGAGGCTCACAAGGTCGGGGGCCGGTGGCTGGTCGATCCTGAGTTCATCGACCGGGTCGCTCGCGTCCGCCGTCGTGACGGGCCGCCGTGGTCGCCTGTTCTGGCTTGGGCGTACCTTTTGTATCGCGACGGGGATCCGTACGCCCTTGAAGGTCTGTCACGGGTGTCGCGGCATCGGGTGCGTCAACGCGCCAGCGTGCCGCTGGGGCTGGGCGAGCTCGCGGCGTTGGCGGCGAGCCGGGCGCGGGTATTGCGCTGCCGGGTTCACCCTTCGGTGGTCGACGAGGTGTTGAGTGCCGGGCTGGCCAGCGGCCTGTCAGCCGCTGAGGCCCTCGGTGTGGGCCTAGGGGTGCGCCTCGGCGAGCACGCCGACGTGTACGTGCCCGAGTCGCGGGCGCACCTGCTCATCGATGAGCTCGCGCTGTCGCCCGCTCGAGGCGGGCAGGTCAACGCCATCGTGCGGGCCGTTCCCGATCCCGCCTGGCGGCTGGAGCACCGCCGGGTCGCCCCGGCACTCGCCGTGGCTCTGGACTTGGCCGAGCACGGCGACGCGCGCAGCCGCGAAGCCGCCGAACTGCTGGCCTCTCGTGCTGGCGAGATGGCCGATGGCTGA
- a CDS encoding nucleotidyl transferase AbiEii/AbiGii toxin family protein, with protein MADHPAVASIVVPAAQGALDGAWRLLLALAGEPSAPRWVLIGGLLVELHAREHAVVPPRITDDVDVLVDVRTSPDGLPVVAKWLITQGLELDTPDPDGVAHRFRRADGVTVDLLAPDHVGQRANLSTVPPARTIQAVAGSRLARSAQPVRVTYRDMQGIIQRPAVPVTIVGKYRAYRNDHSTRPAERHLTDVVFLLSLVGDPRRAASELAGSDHKDLQRLRAELQPEHHAWKSLAEPADAQAALRLMTRPQPR; from the coding sequence ATGGCTGACCATCCAGCGGTCGCGTCGATCGTGGTCCCTGCCGCGCAGGGGGCGCTGGATGGGGCATGGCGGCTGCTACTGGCGCTGGCCGGCGAACCGTCCGCGCCCCGCTGGGTGCTGATCGGCGGCCTGCTCGTCGAACTCCACGCCCGTGAGCACGCCGTTGTACCCCCGAGGATCACCGACGACGTGGACGTGCTCGTCGACGTGCGCACCAGCCCCGATGGTCTGCCCGTGGTGGCCAAGTGGCTCATCACCCAAGGGCTGGAGCTCGACACGCCCGACCCCGACGGCGTCGCACATCGGTTCCGCCGAGCCGACGGTGTCACTGTCGACCTGCTCGCCCCCGACCACGTCGGGCAGCGCGCGAACCTGTCCACGGTCCCACCAGCCCGCACCATCCAGGCCGTGGCCGGCTCCCGGCTCGCGCGCAGCGCCCAACCGGTGCGCGTGACCTACCGAGACATGCAAGGCATCATCCAACGCCCCGCCGTACCCGTCACGATCGTCGGAAAGTACCGCGCCTACAGAAACGACCACTCCACGCGCCCAGCCGAGAGGCACCTCACCGACGTGGTGTTCCTGCTCTCGCTCGTCGGCGACCCTCGACGCGCCGCAAGCGAGCTTGCCGGCAGCGACCACAAGGATCTCCAACGCCTGCGAGCAGAACTGCAACCAGAGCATCACGCCTGGAAGTCGCTCGCTGAACCTGCTGACGCGCAAGCCGCCCTCCGACTGATGACCCGTCCCCAACCGAGGTAG